The Candidatus Binataceae bacterium genome contains the following window.
TCACGCGAACACTTTGTGTATCGGCAACGATATCTCTTCTTTTCGGTTGCTCTTCGAGCGTGAAAAATGAGCGTGAAGAGTCTTCCGCCGCAGCGACGGCGCCCATGACGCCCGAACAATGTGAAGCGAACGGGCAAATAGTGCAGGCAGCCGCGCAAGACGATCGTTACGTGATTCAGCGCGGTGATTCCCTCAGTGTCACCTCATATTTGAATAGCGAATTCAATCAGGACGTCATTGTTCGTCCCGATGGGCAAATCGCAATGACGCTGGTCGGTAATGTTGCGGCAGCAGGCCGGACTCCGCAGCAACTCGCCGACGATCTCGACAAAGACTACTCGCATGAACTTCGTAACCCTGACATCTCGGTGCTCGTCAAGAATATGCCGAGTCGCGAGGTTTACGTGGAAGGTCAAGTTTCAAAGCCCGGCAGTTTCCCGCTTGATCCGGGAATGACTGTGCTGCAAGCGGTGGCGGCCGCTGGCGGATTGACTGATCAGGCCGGCAAGAAGGCGGTGCTGATCCGTCGTGATGCATGCGGAGTTGCGCAAGGCATGCCGATCAACCTGGACAAAGCGATCAAAACTCCAGGCGAAGGTGAGGATACGGTACTGGCGACCCGCGATATCGTCGTCGTGCCACGCAGCGGGATCGCGAACTTCGATCTCTGGGTGAATCAGTACATTCGGCAGGTGCTGCCGGTCAATCCCTATATCGCAGCGACCGCACCCATGGCCTTCTAGCTCTCAAACCTAAGAGACACGGCAATGATGAACAGACCTATCGAATATTGGCTGGAACTCGTGTATCGCCGTCGCGTTCGGGTGGCGACCGTTGCGGGAATCGTTTTCGGCATCGTCATGCTTGCGACGATTTTCTGGCCGCCGACCTATCAATCAAACGCGTCTATCCTGGTGCAGGATAACCGTGCGCAGTTCCTGGTCTCGCCGGATCTTGAGCAGGGCGAGTCTGCGGACCGTCCTGCGGTGGTGTCCAATCCAGTAACTGAAGAGGACCTTAATTCCGAAAAGGAGCTGCTCACGAGTGAGTATCTCGTAAGGCAAGCTATCGCTGGTCTAAAGGAACCCGCCAAGTATGACGGACCTGGCGCCACGGCTCTTAGCCTGGCGAGCGGGATGCTGTCGATACCGGGCAAAAGCTATCGTGCTCTTCACGATGCGCCATCGATGACCGCGAACGACCGCTGGGTCTTCGACCTGATACAACATCTTGACGCCGACCTCGTGAAGCGATCGAACGTGCTCGAAGTCAGCTTCAAAGCTCACGATCCGGCGTGGTCGCAACAATTCCTGACACTGCTTATCGCGAAGTACGAAGAAGTTCACGCTCGAATCTCACACGACCCGGAAGCGGAGAAGTTTTTCGAGCAGCAGGCGAAGTTGCTTCAGGACAAGCTTGCCGCATCAGAAGAGCAGCTCCGGACCTTCCAGCTGAAAACGGGAATCAGTGACATCGATCAGCAACGCCAGGCGCTCATCGGGCGTCTCTCCGACCTTCAACTGGAATACAGCAAGAACGATGCGGCACTGGCCTCGGCGCAGGAACAAACGTCGGCCATTTCCGATCTACTCAAGAACACTCCCCAGCGAATCAACAAGGAAGTGAAGTCCGTGCAAGACTTGGCGCTCGCACAGTTGAAACCCCAAGTAATGCAACTAAGAACCGAACGGGCGGAACTGCTGAGCCGATATCAGCCCAATAGCCAGAGGATTCAAGAAATCAACGCCAAGCTCGACGCGGCGCAGAAAATTCTCGATCAGGAAAACCATCTGGAAGTCAGCGAGAGCAGCACCGATCTCAACCCCATCTGGGTGACCGAAGCGTCGGACCTTTCGCAAAGCAAATCCAACACGGCGGCCCTGGCAGCGACTCAGAAGCAATACGGTCAAGAGATCGAAAACAGCAAGAAACGGCTCGACTACCTGGTAGAGAACGAAACTGAGGACAACCGACTGGAACGCCAGGTAGCCGCGGACAAAGAAGCCTATATGTCTTATGTAAAGAAGACCGAGGAGGCTCGAGCGGCCGGCGCTCTGAACAGCAGCAAGATTCTGAACGTGAGTATCGCGCAGCCGCCGAACCGGCCCGTGCGCCCCGTGTTTCCCATCCTGTGGCTCAATCTAATCGCGGGCGCCGTTGTCGCGCTGGCATTAGGAGTAGGCGCAGCTGAGT
Protein-coding sequences here:
- a CDS encoding polysaccharide biosynthesis/export family protein translates to MKNEREESSAAATAPMTPEQCEANGQIVQAAAQDDRYVIQRGDSLSVTSYLNSEFNQDVIVRPDGQIAMTLVGNVAAAGRTPQQLADDLDKDYSHELRNPDISVLVKNMPSREVYVEGQVSKPGSFPLDPGMTVLQAVAAAGGLTDQAGKKAVLIRRDACGVAQGMPINLDKAIKTPGEGEDTVLATRDIVVVPRSGIANFDLWVNQYIRQVLPVNPYIAATAPMAF